In Mus musculus strain C57BL/6J chromosome 9, GRCm38.p6 C57BL/6J, one genomic interval encodes:
- the Cplx3 gene encoding complexin-3: MAFMVKSMVGGQLKNLTGSLGGGEDKGDGDKSAAEAQGMSREEYEEYQKQLVEEKMERDAQFTQRKAERATLRSHFRDKYRLPKNETDESQIQLAGGDVELPRELAKMIEEDTEEEEDKASVLGQLASLPGLDLSSLKDKAQTTLGDLKQSAEKCHIM, translated from the exons ATGGCGTTCATGGTGAAGTCCATGGTGGGTGGCCAACTGAAGAACCTCACAGGGAGCCTGGGGGGCGGCGAGGACAAGGGGGACGGAGACAAGTCTGCAGCCGAAGCACAGGGCATGAGCCGAGAAGAGTACGAGGAGTATCAGAAGCAACTGGTGGAGGAGAA GATGGAGCGAGATGCACAGTTcacacagaggaaggcagagcgGGCCACACTGCGAAGTCACTTCAGAGACAAATACCGTCTGCCCAAG AACGAAACAGATGAAAGCCAGATCCAGCTGGCAGGCGGAGATGTGGAGCTGCCTCGGGAGCTAGCCAAGATGATCGAGGAGGAtacggaggaagaggaggataagGCCTCTGTGCTCGGGCAGCTGGCCAGCCTCCCTGGCCTAGACCTCAGCTCACTCAAGGACAAAGCCCAGACTACACTAGGGGACCTCAAGCAATCAGCTGAGAAGTGCCATATCATGTGA